From the Candidatus Zixiibacteriota bacterium genome, the window CTCCGCTTAATCCCAGCTTCAGCTTTAAGATGAAATAAATGTTGAAGAAAAGATTCAAAGAAAATCTCACTATGGAGACCAGGCTGAATTTAACTGACTGAAGCTTAGCCCGAAAAAGCTGAAAAGGGATATTGCTGAGGGTATTGAAAAAGCCGGTCAAAAAAGTCAGCCGGACCAAGAGGGTATAGTCTTTGGATTGAAAAAGGAGGTTGTTTATCGGTCTGGAAAAAAGGGAAATTCCACCCAGGAAGATAAAAGAGGAAAAGAGAAGATACAAATAAGAGGTGCTGACTATTGATTTTTGGTCCTCTGCTTTATCTTTATAATCAAAAGAATAAGCCCGGAAGAAAGAGGAGTGCATTCCCTGCTGGACCAGGATTATGACGATGTTCAAGGTTACTGCCAAAAGCTCCAAAATCCCATAATCTGCCGGACTTAGGTATCTTGTATAAATCGGCAGAAGAAAAAAGCCCACTGCCTTGGCTAAAAGGTCAGAGGTGCTGTAGATGGCAGTATGCTTGATTATGGTTTTGAAGGTCTGGTACATCTTAAAAATCCTGGTAAATAGATAGGCATTTTGATGCTATTTTCCTGACATCATGATATCTTTCCGCATAAGCCCTCCCTTGTTCTCCCAACTTTCTTCTCAGGTTTTCATCCTCGATCAATTTCCTGAGGTTTTGCTTCAGGTTATCGGGATTAGTATTCATTACCGGAAGCTCCTCCGGATATAAAGGCAGGAGCTCCTCTTTTATAAAAACACAAACCGGTTTTTTCAATGCCATACCCTCTATGGCGAAGGTCCCGTAGATTCCCAGGGTTATCTTATCAATGAAGATATCACCTTTATGATAATACTCTTTTAAACTCTCATAAGGCATACCCTCGATCAGTAAAAGCTCTAATCTGTATCCCTCTTTTTTTAAATCTTCCACTGCGGAGATGATATAATCTGTGCCGCTAACTTTTCTGCTGGTCGGAGCATGAACCAGAATCAGTTTCTCCTTTGGACTATTCTCAGGTTGAGGCGTCCAGTATTCCAGATCCACAGGCTGAGGAATCCAGATGCCGTCCGGAACGAACTCCAGAAGGTCCGGGCTGGAGACCAGCCGGGCATAAGCTAATTTAATCCGGGGATGCATATTCTTGCCGCGGATCTCGCTTCCGTGAAAATGAAAGATAACCTTTTTGCCCAGTTTTCTTAAAAGAGGAATATCTTTAAACTCTGCAGCAAAAATGGATTCTGCATGAAAATGGAAAACATCATAATTCCTCAGACATTTCAAGAAGAAGAGAAACCTCTGGGTTCGGGTCCATTCTTTTTTTTCATCTTTCAAAATGAAATCCACTGGAAAGCCGGAGAAAGATGGACGGAAAACTGCAAAATCACTTTGGTGACCTAATTCTCTTTGAGCCCGTGAGATCCGGGACCCGGCTCCGCCATAATCGTGAGGTCCATGCAGGATTCTCATTTTTTCACCCCCGGATATTCCTGCCTAAGCCAGGTGCTGATCTTGTCTAATAACTTCGCCTGACATTCGCTTAAGGAGAAGATATGATTAGCCTTCTTGATCATGTGGATCTGATAAGTGCTGTCAGGATTTTTCAGGTTTTTTAGATATCTATCCTCAAATTCGTCTTTAAACTCCCAGGTGGCTGGGTCAAACTCCCCGTTGATGAATAAGATTTTTTTGCCTTCCGAAATAAGGCTTTTAAAAGAGCTTAGAAAAAGGTCATTAAGTCGCGGATTTTTTTTTGAATTATTTTTTTTGAAGAATTTTCTAAAATATAAAGAAACGGATTTAGCCAGGGTCCGATATTCGCTTTTAAAAGTCAAAAGCCGGAGCCAGGCCTGGGGGCTTAAAAGCTTACTTTTATAGGTGGAAAGGACCTGCCCGGCATATTCCGGAGTGGTTATCGTATCTTTGAATTCAGGTTTAACTTCAGGGATATTCTCCAGCAGAACCGGAACTCCCAGGAGTATCAGCTTATTCACCCTCTGGTCTTTAGCCCCGGTAATGAGCATGGTTATCGCTCCTCCACACAGACCCAACAGGATGATCTGGTCCAGCTTATATTCTTTTTTGAAGAAATCAATAGCGGCTTTAGTCTCTTTCACATATCTGCCGGCCTGGATCTCTAAGAAGTGGTTCAAGCCTAAAGCAGAAGGAAGATTGCCCTGGCTGTCTCCTATTCCCAAAGGGTCAAATCTCAAAGCAAAAAAACCTTCTTGAGACAGTCTTCGAGCGATCTTCACATTCAGGCGATAAGAACAGACCCGGTATTTAAGAGCAGACACAGAGAGAATGATCCCCACCTTATCCCTTCCAGGAAAGCTAATCTCAGGCAGATTAACAATCCCCGCTAACTCCTGATTTTCGAATTTGAAATTAGCTATCTTTTCCATTGCCGACTATAAATTAGCCTTTATCCAGGTTAAGGTCTTTCC encodes:
- a CDS encoding glycosyltransferase family 4 protein, with the protein product MRILHGPHDYGGAGSRISRAQRELGHQSDFAVFRPSFSGFPVDFILKDEKKEWTRTQRFLFFLKCLRNYDVFHFHAESIFAAEFKDIPLLRKLGKKVIFHFHGSEIRGKNMHPRIKLAYARLVSSPDLLEFVPDGIWIPQPVDLEYWTPQPENSPKEKLILVHAPTSRKVSGTDYIISAVEDLKKEGYRLELLLIEGMPYESLKEYYHKGDIFIDKITLGIYGTFAIEGMALKKPVCVFIKEELLPLYPEELPVMNTNPDNLKQNLRKLIEDENLRRKLGEQGRAYAERYHDVRKIASKCLSIYQDF